The following proteins are encoded in a genomic region of Amphiura filiformis chromosome 18, Afil_fr2py, whole genome shotgun sequence:
- the LOC140140096 gene encoding uncharacterized protein, protein MMPRINAVFTLADSGLNHVTLNAHATNVDTSIKMNCTTVLKDSVKECTLTTPAKDPASEAMKTEQNTLMKVPYQTLTTDPAKVSDYKINETRVLKQVAKVPVPTRQESSSKGVKHDNVVIPVVRELPNEGMVKELATQATKQLPQENIAHSNHANTTKDKGTEQLQINMPPLISTELARKAQSVGIPKLAPIHNREEPLTAIQKMSTDFDSYFANMAAKNIFANKTPTNDLANTTPKNDLAKITQKNDFANKKPKNELAEMTPKNDFANMTTRNDFANMTTRNDFANMTTKNDFANMTTRNDFANMTTRNDFANTSPNNDFANKTPKNDLVNIPPKNDLVNIPPKNDFKQSERNKVPPIVYTKNPQGPGFVGTLLESTDSMRQKEQVTSAKHADQTKDAVSQSTKNIAAPSLVNNQSNVLSDVQNKVCCNQENTDSPSRGIKRKASSVKSGETVDKKTKITKTTPSEGPPLKVKFSWTKRWTVEGGETYFRYERLPTPSQSTNVISKADNGKKVTFTDDPEIEFNFNSSEDIDGYEKINSSKGIVGFGGYEKNLLSISTKTMQTDAGRIPVHQIVYPTTVKVKLPEECIVVNNPKGYQFTYDYTKDKLISINHRIPQLKPIQKLGRDEAIRLGCSSSCPLLPAKEKPSKKQQKKHKKQKKPKFTPSYTPNLHNITKNPDFQHVPTGDKVAYLKELLRMQRAALGLSL, encoded by the coding sequence ATGATGCCAAGGATTAATGCTGTATTCACTCTTGCAGATTCTGGTCTTAACCATGTCACTTTAAATGCACATGCCACTAATGTTGATACATCGATCAAGATGAATTGTACAACCGTCTTGAAGGACTCTGTCAAAGAATGTACTTTGACAACTCCAGCAAAAGACCCCGCAAGTGAAGCAATGAAAACTGAACAAAATACTCTGATGAAAGTACCTTATCAGACCCTAACCACTGACCCCGCCAAGGTATCAGATTACAAAATAAACGAAACACGTGTGTTAAAACAAGTTGCTAAAGTTCCAGTTCCGACACGCCAAGAGTCTTCGTCAAAAGGAGTAAAACATGACAATGTTGTAATCCCTGTCGTGCGTGAGCTACCCAATGAAGGCATGGTGAAAGAACTTGCTACCCAAGCAACCAAACAGTTGCCACAGGAAAACATTGCACATTCCAATCATGCCAATACAACCAAAGACAAAGGAACAGAACAATTACAGATCAATATGCCACCATTGATATCAACTGAGTTGGCAAGAAAAGCACAATCTGTTGGGATACCCAAACTCGCACCAATTCACAATCGCGAGGAACCGTTGACCGCCATTCAAAAGATGTCAACCGACTTTGATTCTTACTTTGCAAACATGGCTGCAAAGAATATCTTTGCAAATAAGACACCAACGAATGACTTGGCAAACACGACTCCAAAGAATGACTTAGCAAAGATAACTCAAAAGAATGATTTTGCAAACAAGAAACCAAAGAATGAATTAGCAGAGATGACTCCAAAGAATGACTTCGCAAACATGACTACAAGGAATGACTTCGCAAACATGACTACAAGGAATGACTTCGCAAACATGACTACAAAGAATGACTTCGCAAACATGACTACAAGGAATGACTTCGCAAACATGACTACAAGGAATGACTTCGCAAACACGTCTCCAAATAATGATTTTGCAAACAAGACTCCAAAGAATGACTTAGTAAATATTCCACCAAAGAATGACTTAGTAAACATTCCACCAAAGAATGACTTCAAACAATCGGAAAGAAATAAAGTACCTCCAATAGTATACACCAAAAACCCACAAGGACCTGGATTTGTAGGAACTCTCCTGGAAAGCACTGACAGTATGAGGCAGAAAGAACAAGTGACTTCAGCAAAACATGCCGATCAAACCAAAGACGCAGTTTCCCAGTCAACCAAGAATATTGCAGCACCATCACTTGTAAACAATCAGTCAAACGTCCTTTCTGACGTTCAGAATAAGGTATGCTGTAACCAGGAAAATACAGATTCTCCAAGTCGAGGTATCAAAAGAAAAGCAAGCTCAGTGAAATCAGGTGAAACTGTAGACAAAAagacaaaaatcaccaaaactacACCATCTGAAGGACCACCACTGAAAGTTAAATTTTCATGGACTAAGCGTTGGACTGTTGAAGGTGGTGAAACCTACTTCAGATACGAACGTTTGCCAACTCCGTCGCAAAGTACCAACGTCATTAGTAAAGCAGACAACGGAAAGAAAGTGACCTTTACAGACGACCCAGAGATTGAGTTTAATTTTAATTCATCTGAAGACATCGATGGTTATGAAAAGATTAATTCATCTAAAGGCATTGTTGGATTCGGTGGATATGAAAAGAATCTCCTGTCAATCTCCACCAAAACTATGCAAACGGATGCAGGGAGGATCCCTGTTCACCAAATTGTATATCCTACTACCGTAAAAGTAAAACTTCCAGAAGAGTGCATTGTCGTAAATAACCCTAAAGGTTACCAATTCACTTACGATTACACCAAAGACAAACTGATATCTATCAACCACAGAATTCCGCAGCTGAAGCCAATTCAAAAACTCGGCAGAGATGAAGCGATACGACTCGGATGCAGCTCATCATGCCCGTTGCTCCCAGCGAAGGAGAAACCGTCTAAGAAGCAGCAAAAGAAACATAAGAAGCAAAAGAAACCTAAGTTTACACCATCGTATACACCAAATTTACACAATATAACAAAGAATCCGGATTTTCAACATGTCCCAACAGGGGATAAGGTAGCTTACTTGAAAGAACTGTTGAGAATGCAGCGAGCGGCATTAGGTTTGTCTCTTTAA